GACTGCGACCAGGTCCTCTATGACGAGGACGCCTATCATGAGTATCGAAGATGTCGCCTCCATCTTGCCCATGTCTTCGAGCACCTTGACGATTATCGCGGTGGAGCTGATGGAAAGGGCTGCTGCAAGAAACATCGAGTCGTAGAACGACCACCCAAAGCCCGCGCCCACAGCAAAACCGATTCCAAGCATGGCAAGCACTTCAATGACTGCGATGCCTGTCCCTATCTTGCCTATTGCGCGAAGCTGCCTGAGCGGGAACGAGAGGCCGACGCCAAAGAGGAGGAGCACGATGGCGATGTCAGTGAAGCTGTTGAGCATCTCTGTGTTCTGGATGAGCTTGAACGGCCCAAAAGGGCCGATGAGGATGCCGGCGACAAGAAAGCCGAGGATCATCGGCTGCTTGAATATGTAGGCCAGCGCGCCGATGCCGGAGCACAACAAAAGCAGATACCCCAGGTCTCCTACGAGCTCTATACCTACTGCCAATGCTTTTTTCTACCAAGAAAAATCATGAAATTGCTTTATAACGGCAAGTCAACAATACTTTTCAAACAACAATCATTTTTTTGATGCATAAATTGTGCACTAGGATTAAATACTTCCTGCTCTTTGACGGTAAATGCTTGGAGCCCAAAGAGAGGGAAGCAGAGATAATAAGCGAGATCCTGCTCAAGGCAGCCAGCGAGCCCGAATTCCGAAACAGCCTGATACGCGACCCTGCGGCCGTGCTTGAAATGTACAACGTTTCGCCGCAGGCCAAGATGGTCATAAAGAGGACCATAATCGACCTGACGCAATAGAGAGTATCTGTACTACCACTTTCTGCCCGCGTCCTGCCTCATGTGGTAGTAGAGGAACTGCTGTGCATAGCCCGCGTACCTGCCAAAGTACCTGCGCGCGGCTTCCGATACTTCGATATATTGGCGTCCGGTCAGCTTCTTTTCGCTCATTTTCTTACCGGCAAGCCAGCCGTAGTGGCTTGCAAGTGCGCGCGCTATCCAGACGTCTATTGGAAAGGCGTCCAGCTTGTCCAGCGAAAAGAGCAGTATGCAGTCTGCTATTTTGGGGCCGATTCCGTGCACCTTTAGCAGTTCGGCCCTGGCCTCGCCGTAATCTGCTTTTTTAAGGTAATCAAGATCAAGCGAGCCGTCTGCCATCGCCCCTGCCGCCGCTTTTATCGCCTTTGCCCTGTAGCCCAGGCCGCAGGCGCGAAGCTCGCTTTCAGAAGTTTTGTGAAGCGCCTGCACCGAAGGAAAAGTGTGAAACTCTTTGCCGTCGGCGACTACCTTCTGGCCGTACTTTCTTGACAGCGCGCCAAGCATCCTCCGTATCATGGGTATGTTGGTGTTGCTTGCGCACGCAAACGAGATGATGCACTGCACAGGGTCCTGCCTCATGAGCCTGAGCCCCGGATAAGATGCAACCAGTTTTTGCACGAGCGGGTCCCTGGCAATCTCTGCAAATATAGCGTCGGTGTCGTCGTCAAGCCGGAACATGCTGCGCTCCACGTCTTTTTCTTCCGGAAACGACTCGAAGACGAGCACGCCATCCTGGTTTGAAAACTTTACCACCTTGTCTGCGTGTATGCCGTACCATGCCTGCCCCGACTTTTCCCAGAGAAAGACCTGGCCGCTGTTGACGCTTGTCTCCGGGTCAAAACGCGTAAGGAGCGGCGGCTGCCTCAACCTGTGCTGCTTCTTGAGGCTTGGCTTATTGAACTTTTTTTCTGCGCCGCGATGCCGGGAAGTTTACTGCCATGGTGAAGTAATAGAAAACGCATCGATCGTGTCTTTAAAGAGCTCTTTACATTTAGTATGGGTATAAATTTTTTATGATAATTATGTAAAATAGATATTTTATGTTAAAAAGATATTTCTAGTATAATAAACTAATTTCAAAATATATGAAACTGGGCATTAAGATAAAAATTCACACCGAGTTAGGGAATGGGAAACCAGACATTGCAGAAGAGGATTTCGTATGCTTGCCGATACTCTTTTGAAAGAAATAATGGACGCAAACGAGCACGTAGTTGCAGCTCTTTTCATTGAAGACGGGCAGTTGACGATATGGCGTGGAAGAGACGACGTGGCATTGCCTCCAGAAAATAAGGTAAAAGACCTGCTCTTTCAAAGATTACTGATCAACGCATTACTCAGCGCCAAGAAAGAATACACGGGAAAACTTCATTTCGACCTGACTCGGTACGACCTGATTGACATGGTGCATTTTGGGTGGGTCAGGGCAGAAAAAGAAGTTATCCTGTTGATCATAATGTTGAAATCAACGAATGTTCTTGCGGAAATCGAGAAATTTCAGACCTTGATCAGCCAATGGAAATCTCTTTCTGACGTCTAAAAAGTGAAATAAATATCATATACGAGCTATTTGTCGAAAAGTGAAAAAGCCAACATTGCCCCTCAGGACAAACCAATCTGTAGGATAGCACTACCAAGTAGTTCTCTCTTTCACGTTTTATTTCTAAAAAGCGCCGCGTGCGAGCTATTTCTGTAAGTAATCGTGTTACTATCTCCGTTGATGTAAAACGTGGGCTGTTTTGGTCAGCTGAATGGAAAGGCTAACGTTAAATAAATGACCCGACCCCCAATGCCTGCACATGAGCAGTAGTAGCAGCAACGACAACCCGACCGATCCCATCGAGGCTTTCAAGAAGGCGCTGGAGAAGGGTGGTGAGGCCCAGAAGGACTTTGCCCGCCAGTTTTCCGCGATGCAGGCAGACGCCATGCAGAACTACCTTGCCATGCTGCGCGGCCTGAGCTTTTACAACGCCATGTTCAAGACCACGGTCCAGAGCGGGGGCAGGATTTCCATACCGGAAGCCGAGAGGCAGGCGCTTGACATCGACGACGGCGACTTGGTGCAGGTGATAGTGATCCCCATAGAGCGCCGGAGAAAAAAGGCCGACGGCTAGTAGCAGCAGCTAGGGGACAAGCTCTTCCTTTCCCGCAAGGAACTTTAGCACTATTCTGTTAAAAGTCTTCGGCTTTTCGATGTAGGGTGTGTGCCCGCAGTCCTTTATCACGACAAGCTCGTTGTTTGGCACTTCCCGGAACTCTTTGGCGTACTGGACAGGGATCATCCTGTCCTCGTCGCCCCATATCACCAGGGTCGGCGCGATTACCGACGACAGCCTGCCCCTGAGCGGCGGAGAGTACCTCATGCCAAGGAGCGTCGACATGAACGCGTATTTCGCGTTTGGCAGGTTCATCCTCCTGACGAAATCTGTCACCGTCCCTTCATCGACTATGGACGGGTCGTGCGCCATGTCGCGGAACGCCTTCAGGGCGTTTTCGTACGTGGGGTAGAGCGCGGCCATTATGTACTGGTCAAGGATTGGAGTCGACGTGCGCATGACGCCCGCCGGCGAGGCAAGCGCCAACTTGTCAATCTTGCGCCTGTTGCGGATAGCGTACTCTGCGGCCAGGTGGCCGCCAAAGGACGAGCCGACGATGTGAGGCTTTTCGATGCCGAGGTTCTGGAGAAACTTGTCGAAAAAATCGGTGAAAAAGTCCATGGTGTATTCCACCGTGGGCTTGTCGCTGTACCCAAAGCCGACAATGTCCGGCACTATCACTCGGAAATATTTTGACAGAGTGGGCGCCACGAGCAGCCAGCGCTCCAGCGAGGCGCCTAGGCCGTGCAGGAGGACGAGGTCCTTGGCGCCCTTGGCTGGAGATCCGTAGTCGAGGTACCTTGTGGCAAGCCCGTTGACCTTTGTCATCCGCTGCGGCATAGCTTGTTCCTGCAACAGATTTTATCTATAATTCTACCGCCAGTCCGTTAATATAGTTATACGGTCAAAAACGGCGCAAAAGTGGCCGGGCGGTTTTTCTACCGTCGTACTCATCACCTTTGCCTGCAAAATCATTTACCCGTCGCACTGCGCACTGTCAGTCAGTACAACACTCTTTTAAAAGATAATTCCGTAGGTCTTTTATGAAAAACAGGAGCAGGATGGACATCGCTTCAGCCATGCTTGAGATAGCGCAGGGCGGGGCAATAAAGACCCGGATAATGTACAGCGCCTTTATTTCATTCCCGCAACTGAAGGAATACCTGGAGATCCTGGTGGACAGGGGCATGCTGGAATACGCCCCGAAGGAAGGGGTGTATCGCACCACGGAGAGCGGCAGGCGGTTTTTAAAGACGTACAAAGAAGTGGGACAGACGTTATACCCCAAAGAGAGCAAGATAACAAAGATAACTGCCACTACAACTACGACTACTGCCGCCGGCCTGCACTGACTCTAGACTTTGTGTTGCTGGGAAGAATATTCCTTTAGGAACGCTTCCTTGATGCAGTTTGCCAGATTGCGGAGCTCGGTGTTATCGTTGAACTCGTTGAGCCGTATTGAGGAAAAGCCAAGCGATTCAAGGTCTCCCAGCAGGTAGGATTGCTCGTACGTCTCATCCTGAGAGTGAATCTCGGACACAGGTTATTCAACGCCTAACTCGTATATACGTGTGTGCGTGCATGTGCATGCGTGCATATGATGCATGTGTACGCGCTGGCTGGTAGGGCTCTACCCTCTATACTCACAAAAAACTTGAGTCGTTCAACTATGCGAGAGGCTATTATTATTGGAGCGGTGCACAGCTCTTGCTGCTGCATAGCGCGCGTATTTCTGCATAAAATACCTGCCGTTTTTGCGAACAATGTCGCGGTAGAGGTCCGGCTGCGCTGTAAACGCCGGCGTGTCTGCCTGGTAGTGGCCGCAGCGCCAGCATATCCACTCTGTCCAGCGGCCGTCGCGGTACTCGTATACCGAGTTTCTGCACGTCGGGCAGGCAAGCGACATCGACATTCATCGCAGGATTGCTTTTCTACTTCGCTGCTCAACGATTTTAGATAAACCGCTAGAATTAGTTAGTTTAAATCCTCGTTTCGGTGCCGGGTACCTGTCTTGGCAAACGAAGTCACAATCTCGCTTGCGGAAAAAGAGGTGGCCGCCGGCCAGGAACTGCATGGAACAGTCACGATAAACTACGCCGGCAGGTGGGACAGCGTGGCGATAAACTCGCAGATAGAGAATTCAAGCGACGTCTTTTCCTACAGCCTGCTAAACGGCAAAAAAATCAAGCACCCGTACGCCCGCCTGTCGATATTCAAGGATGAGCTGAAGGGCAAGACCGTGGTAGAGTTTGTATCGTCAACGAACCACGTGCCTCCAGCAGGAAAAGATCATACAAGCGTCAAGTTCCGCGTGAGTCTCATACAGGAGCACAAGGAAATCTTTTCTGACATTGCCTACATAAAGGTGGTAAAAAAGGATACTGTTGCGTCATTTGTGATGCCCTCTAACAAACCTTAAGTGCATCTTCTCAAGCTAAGCTGAAAGCCCACATGAAAGAAAAGTATGCGCTTCTTATCACAGGTATTGTTCTTGTTTTCATAGGATGGATGACTGGAGGAATGGTGCAGCTTATTGGACTTCAAGATACTACAGGATTACCCATACTTTTCGTAATAGCAGGCATAATTGCAATTGTCATAGCTATCGTTTGGATAATCTATGACAAATAGCGTTGCGAGCTACCTTCAAAGCAGCCATAGAAATCACCACCACACATGAAACCAATGTGAAAAGAAGAATTATCTCTGTGGTCATTTTGTCTGAATGTGATATTGCGAATACATAGCCCGCCGCAAACAATGCGATGCTCATAAGAGCAAATATCGCCGTTGAGAGGTAGTTATTTGGCACTTAGATTTTCTTTAATCTTCTTTTCCCAGTCTGCCTGAGTTATGACGCCTTTTTCCTCCAGCACATCTGACAGGCTGTCTAGCATAGTATTAAGCATAGAGACCTCTTCTCTAAGGTCATCAATCTCCGCTTCCAAGTTGCGCTTTTTACTCATTCTTGTCTCCCCTCAGGTATCCCTTCTCAGACATCCATGAAGTAACTATCGCCCTAATTATGTCTGACCTGCCCTCTCCCATCGTACCTTTCAGGCTATCGACAATCTCCATCAAGTTATCGGGGAGTGTCACTAAAGCCCTCGCCATCATGCCTTCACCTCAACAACCTGCTCTTCAGGCTTTCGTTCGCCGCCATGCTCCAACGCCTGATCCTGAGTCGCCTTGTCTATCAGCTCTGACCAGCCGTTAGTTATCTGGATGCCTGCCGCTGCGCGGGTGTTTTCTTTATCGTTTGGTGCTTTCTGACATAGTTGTAATTTACAACGTAGCCGTCAAGCAGTATCTTAGATGCCTTTTCGTTCTTTAGTCCACGCATAGGACGCAGCCTGTCTTTCAACGTTCCATGTACACGCTCTACGACGTTGTTGGTTGTCCTTGCCTGAATGCCAACACGCTTGACAAGCTCGACGCGGTTAGCCTTGTACCTGCTGTAGTAGACCTTGTTGAACGCTCTGTCATAGCTGTTGCTACCATCCACAAAGATTACTTTTGGCCTTTCTTTTGTTATCCTGTTTGCACTTTCAAATATCTTCATTGTCTCTTCGATTGTGCGCTCGCCGCCTAGGTGTGAGCCAACTAGGAATTTTGTCTCTTCGTCTATCATTTCCCAGAACCAGACGTTTCTACCCTCGCACTTTATCATGGTTTCATCTTCGTGCCACTTGCCTGATGTCTCTGGGTTCATCTTCTCTTCGCAGAACTTGCTGACCAATGTGGAGTACTTGACAATCCAACGGTAGATTGTGGATGAATCAACTTTTTCGCCCATCAGTTGAGCAAGCTGGTTCTGCACCTTTCGGACTGACAGGCCATCGAAATATAGGTTAAGGGCTGCCACTATGACATGCTTCTTTACCTTCATCTTGCTAGGCTGTCCGTTGTTGTAAAAACGGTGTGAGCAGTTTCTGCACCTGTAGACCTGCTGGCCGTGTACCTTGCCGTCTTTTACTACCTTGTAGGACATGCAATATTTGCACCTGACATTTTCGTTTTCTTCTGTCGTGCTTGCCGTTTTGCTCACGTATATCCATATGCATATACACTATATAAGCTTATAGCCATATGGATATACTTAGGATATAGTTTACTAGCTCATTCATCATCGCGTGCGGTTCTCCTATTCTTGATGAATATTCGTGATGTATCTGTAACTGCCGAAATCAATGTTCCTATGATAGCGCCATATGTTGTTGCATCATAACCAACAATGCTAATGTAAATGCCAAGTGGAATTGGAGATAGCAGGTAAGCCACCAATCTGATTTTTTCAGCCTTACTAAGACCCTTGCTTCTCTGATATACTCCTAGCAAATCGTCATTAATTCTTGATAGCAGTTCAGCGTGAGTACCACTAGCAGTTTCGGCAAATATGTCATTTGGTTCATCAAGCATTACTCTCTGTAGATATACCGCCTTCTCGCGCTGGTATTCTTTCAAATCGTTAGAATCAACAGTAGCATAATCCCCTTTCTCCAAGAATACCATATTCACAAGAGTGGTGCCATCTTCATTTGTAGGCTCAATCTCAATGTAGGTTGTAAATCGTTCGTCCTTCATAGTTTTGAAGATGATCGAGGGCTCAGAATGTTCTAACGGTTTTTCATTTAGGTGAAGTGTGTTTCTAGCTTGGTTTTCGATTATGCTGGAAACCGTTTTCTGATCTGAGTAGACTTTGAGCCTTGAAGTTTTCAAATCTTCTGGTTTGACAAACCGTTCCAGCAAGAAGACGATGAATTGATCCAGAAATGTCCCCAATGGCATGATACTGAGCAAGCTGAGATAAATTGCAGCAAATGTTAGATTGAAATCTCTACTATGTAGAACGACATCCGTAATGAAGATGGCAATTCCAATCATTTGAATGAACATCGGCGGAATTATCCTCTTCTCTGGGTGTTTCAGTGAAAATGCAAAAGAGAGGATTAGCGGGCCTGCTGGAACCATGACAACCAGATACACTATGACAAACGGGAAGTTTGTCACCAGCGTTTGCACTGCATTTGTACTGAGAGAATCGACAAAGTAATTGAACGGCACTGCTAGCAAAGCACCGTATAGCGCCCCACTGAGCATGAGATAGATAGTCTGTAACCGCTCTAAGCTCCGTACTTTCCTCTCGAATCTGTTCTGCCCCACGTTTCGCTACTTCTATAACATTCTTCCTTAAAAGTAGCTGGTTGTGAGATGATGATATTTGTCTAGTCATCACAAATGACGCAACAGTATCCCTAACTGATTAGGCAAAGCTCTCTGTTACTTCGATAGAACCCTGCATCCACGGATGCGGCTCGCAGTGGTAGTGGTACGTCCCTACTGCAGTGATCGTAAACTCCCACGTCTCTCCGCCGGGGATGAGGCCGATTGTGGCCAGCGTATCAAACTTGCCGTTTATCTTGTCGATATATCCGTCGTCGCTGGTTACGCTGTGTGGGACTTGATCGTTGTTCTGCCATATGATGTGGTTGTTCAGGCCGATTGCAGAGCGCATGTCCTTCGGTTCAAAGAACTTGGGGTTGGATTCAACGGACGAGCCTGGGGTTATCTTGACTGTCAGGGTTTCTGGCGGGTTCAGCACTGCTGGCGGGAGGATCGGCTTGGCATTGACTGCCGGGACGTACATGTACTGGTAGTAGCCCATGCTTATGCCTACTGCGATGACGAACGCGATAATGCTGATGCCGCCGGCGTGGTTTGTCATCTGGTGATCACCGTGAATTTATTTTCACATATAAAGTTTGTTTGGGTCATGGGCTTTTCGGGCCCTTGACGTCTGGATTGCTGCTATTTTCTGCGCCGCTGCTTGTAGTGGTGGTTGCTGCTGTCTTGGTTCCTGAAGCGGGACCTGGGGATGTTGTTGCTGCAGTCTTTTGCGGCGGGAGCTGCGCTGGCTTTTCTGCCGGCTTGGCCGCTGGCTGCGCGCCTGAAGGAGCGGCAAGCGGCTTTTCCTGCGTCGGTACTGCAGGCGCCGGCTTTGGAGGCGCTGCCGCTGGCTTGGGTGCCGGCGGGGTCGGCTTGGGCGGTGGCGCCTTTGCCTGCGCCTTGCCATACCTGTAGAGGTGGAACATGCCTGCAAAGACGAGCATCATGATGCCTACTATGAACAGCGAGTAGTTCTTCATGCCGTCAAGCACTGCATAGTATGCGGCAATGTTCAGGTACACCTGAAACCCTATGAGGACCACGAACAGGGCGTAGATCCACTTTTGCGACAGCTCTATTGAAGACTTGCCGGCCTTTTTGGGCTGCGCCTTGGCGTTGGCCTCTGCGTGCTTGGCCAGCTTTATCATCATGTAGGTAAAGCCAAACGACAGTGGCACGAGCACTATCATGACCAGATAGAAGAATATAGGGTCGATGACTAGCCTCTCTAGCAGCGCCTTGTGCGTGTCCGGGTCGATGTAGAATCCCCAGTATGTGGTGACAAGTATCTGCGCAAGGCTGGTGATGCCTACCGCGGTGATAATCGGCCTGTCCTTCCAGGAGAATTTCTTGTACCTGTCGACAAACGGTATGAGCAAGAGCGCGCCAATGAACAGGCCCGGCCACGCGACGCCTGTGACGAACTTGTCGTACATCGTCCTGAGGAACGCGTATAGGCCCGTGAGATACCACTCTGGCACCGTGATGCCCGGAGGTATGTGGGGATCGAACGGCAGCCCGAGGCCGACCGGGAACACTCCTCCCGTGAGCATGATTGCGCCGGCGACCGCCATGACCATCGGCACGTCAAACACCAGGAATCTGGGAAAGTGGACTACCATGAGGCCAAGCAGCGCGATTGGAAGCATGAACACGTGGAAGGTGTAAAAGCGCAGGATAAAGTCGTGGAACCCGGCGCCAAAGAACGCTTCGCGCATCTGCGGACCCATGATGGGTATAGAGTTGGTAAGCGACGCGGCGATAGAGATTGCAAGTTCTGCGCGCTCTGAGAATATGATGTCGTAGCCAGTGAATGCCTCGAGAATCGTGAGCACGCCCAGTATGATGCCTGTCACCCACAGGATCTCGTTCCTGATCTTGTACCTACCACTGAAATACTGGTAATACATGTGGAGGAGGGCAAGCATGACCATGCCGTTTGAGGCGTGGTAGTGGATGTTGCGTATGTGGAACCCGTAGGGGATGGTGTCGTTGATGTTCTTGACGCTGTTCCACGCCCTGTCGAGGATAGGCTCGTACCAGAGCATGAGCAGCGCGCCGGTGATGCCCAGAATTATGAATACCACGAAGGTGAGCATTCCGAGGAAGCCAAGCGGGCTGACGAACCTTCCGGGGAACGTGAACTTCATTCCCATGAATATAGTTCGCTCTACGCCGGCGTACATCCACCGGAAGAATCTTGTCAGGCTGTTCTCATACGTTAAGGAAGCGCCCATAACCAACAATCCCGTTTTTATCTGGACTCCATGTCGGAGGCATTATCCATATCTTGCCGTCCTTGTCGACTTCAACGTTGAGCATCGGGAGCACGTTCGAGGGCGGGCCCTGGAGTGAAGCCGGCCCTGCAAATGCCTTGCCCGTCATCGGGTCGTACATGCTGCCATGACAGGGGCATTCTCCCCTCTTGCGGCCTGTGTCTGGAAAGTACTTCCAGAGGCACCAGAGGTGGAGGCACACCATGCTGTAGATGCGAAAAGCAGAGGCATCGTTCTTTGCACCGCCAAGCTCCTCTGGCAGCCTGATGAACTGCCATGTGCGGAAAGCCTCCTGGTTGAGGACCTCATCGTCGGTCTTGGGGTAGATGATTGCCTCAGAGTGGTTAACCGGAAAATCTTTAACGTTAGCCTGACTGCCGTCCGGGAGCTCCACGGGCTGCCTTTCGCTAAGGTTTCCCGTAGGGTTTGGAAGGAACTTGCCCCAGTCTACAAACGGCGTAAATGTCATGACGGTGCCAGCAGCAGCCATGAGCTTTAAAAAGTCACGCCTTGACACCTTACCTCCTGTCGGTGGTGGAGGAGTCTGCGCCATATACAAAAACTGGTTTTAATTTACTTAATAAACGTTTGTCCGAATAATCAGCGCTTCTCGTTCCAAGGAGTGCCATCGAGTTTCGCGTATTTCAGGTACGCTCCCATCCTGTCAGAGCCTGCCACGTTTGCGTTCTGCATGTTTGCTTCCACGAACACGGTCTGCAACATCTTGACTGCGCCCATGTCTGCGCCGGACAGGTTTGCCCACATGAAATTCGCCTTTGTGGCATCGGCGCCGGACAATTTGGCGCCCTTCATCTCTGCGTACATGAAAAGCGTCTCCTTGCAGTTTGCGCCCTCAAAGTTTGCGCCGCTCAGTTCTGCCTGCACAAAGTTTGCCCCTGAAAGATTTGCCTTGGAAAAGTTGGCGTTTGTAGCCACCACGCCGTTAAGGTACGCGCCGGCGATGTTCTTG
The sequence above is drawn from the Nitrososphaera viennensis EN76 genome and encodes:
- a CDS encoding DNA-3-methyladenine glycosylase family protein, translated to MRQPPLLTRFDPETSVNSGQVFLWEKSGQAWYGIHADKVVKFSNQDGVLVFESFPEEKDVERSMFRLDDDTDAIFAEIARDPLVQKLVASYPGLRLMRQDPVQCIISFACASNTNIPMIRRMLGALSRKYGQKVVADGKEFHTFPSVQALHKTSESELRACGLGYRAKAIKAAAGAMADGSLDLDYLKKADYGEARAELLKVHGIGPKIADCILLFSLDKLDAFPIDVWIARALASHYGWLAGKKMSEKKLTGRQYIEVSEAARRYFGRYAGYAQQFLYYHMRQDAGRKW
- a CDS encoding AbrB/MazE/SpoVT family DNA-binding domain-containing protein encodes the protein MSSSSSNDNPTDPIEAFKKALEKGGEAQKDFARQFSAMQADAMQNYLAMLRGLSFYNAMFKTTVQSGGRISIPEAERQALDIDDGDLVQVIVIPIERRRKKADG
- a CDS encoding alpha/beta fold hydrolase, with the translated sequence MPQRMTKVNGLATRYLDYGSPAKGAKDLVLLHGLGASLERWLLVAPTLSKYFRVIVPDIVGFGYSDKPTVEYTMDFFTDFFDKFLQNLGIEKPHIVGSSFGGHLAAEYAIRNRRKIDKLALASPAGVMRTSTPILDQYIMAALYPTYENALKAFRDMAHDPSIVDEGTVTDFVRRMNLPNAKYAFMSTLLGMRYSPPLRGRLSSVIAPTLVIWGDEDRMIPVQYAKEFREVPNNELVVIKDCGHTPYIEKPKTFNRIVLKFLAGKEELVP
- a CDS encoding winged helix-turn-helix domain-containing protein, with amino-acid sequence MKNRSRMDIASAMLEIAQGGAIKTRIMYSAFISFPQLKEYLEILVDRGMLEYAPKEGVYRTTESGRRFLKTYKEVGQTLYPKESKITKITATTTTTTAAGLH
- a CDS encoding ribbon-helix-helix domain-containing protein, coding for MMARALVTLPDNLMEIVDSLKGTMGEGRSDIIRAIVTSWMSEKGYLRGDKNE
- a CDS encoding IS6 family transposase, encoding MSKTASTTEENENVRCKYCMSYKVVKDGKVHGQQVYRCRNCSHRFYNNGQPSKMKVKKHVIVAALNLYFDGLSVRKVQNQLAQLMGEKVDSSTIYRWIVKYSTLVSKFCEEKMNPETSGKWHEDETMIKCEGRNVWFWEMIDEETKFLVGSHLGGERTIEETMKIFESANRITKERPKVIFVDGSNSYDRAFNKVYYSRYKANRVELVKRVGIQARTTNNVVERVHGTLKDRLRPMRGLKNEKASKILLDGYVVNYNYVRKHQTIKKTPAQRQASR
- a CDS encoding cupredoxin domain-containing protein, with the translated sequence MTNHAGGISIIAFVIAVGISMGYYQYMYVPAVNAKPILPPAVLNPPETLTVKITPGSSVESNPKFFEPKDMRSAIGLNNHIIWQNNDQVPHSVTSDDGYIDKINGKFDTLATIGLIPGGETWEFTITAVGTYHYHCEPHPWMQGSIEVTESFA
- a CDS encoding cytochrome b — its product is MGASLTYENSLTRFFRWMYAGVERTIFMGMKFTFPGRFVSPLGFLGMLTFVVFIILGITGALLMLWYEPILDRAWNSVKNINDTIPYGFHIRNIHYHASNGMVMLALLHMYYQYFSGRYKIRNEILWVTGIILGVLTILEAFTGYDIIFSERAELAISIAASLTNSIPIMGPQMREAFFGAGFHDFILRFYTFHVFMLPIALLGLMVVHFPRFLVFDVPMVMAVAGAIMLTGGVFPVGLGLPFDPHIPPGITVPEWYLTGLYAFLRTMYDKFVTGVAWPGLFIGALLLIPFVDRYKKFSWKDRPIITAVGITSLAQILVTTYWGFYIDPDTHKALLERLVIDPIFFYLVMIVLVPLSFGFTYMMIKLAKHAEANAKAQPKKAGKSSIELSQKWIYALFVVLIGFQVYLNIAAYYAVLDGMKNYSLFIVGIMMLVFAGMFHLYRYGKAQAKAPPPKPTPPAPKPAAAPPKPAPAVPTQEKPLAAPSGAQPAAKPAEKPAQLPPQKTAATTSPGPASGTKTAATTTTSSGAENSSNPDVKGPKSP
- a CDS encoding twin-arginine translocation signal domain-containing protein; translated protein: MAQTPPPPTGGKVSRRDFLKLMAAAGTVMTFTPFVDWGKFLPNPTGNLSERQPVELPDGSQANVKDFPVNHSEAIIYPKTDDEVLNQEAFRTWQFIRLPEELGGAKNDASAFRIYSMVCLHLWCLWKYFPDTGRKRGECPCHGSMYDPMTGKAFAGPASLQGPPSNVLPMLNVEVDKDGKIWIMPPTWSPDKNGIVGYGRFLNV
- a CDS encoding pentapeptide repeat-containing protein gives rise to the protein MSTEARNLLLEGKVQEFNAWRMKNLTTKLDLTGADLSGKNIAGAYLNGVVATNANFSKANLSGANFVQAELSGANFEGANCKETLFMYAEMKGAKLSGADATKANFMWANLSGADMGAVKMLQTVFVEANMQNANVAGSDRMGAYLKYAKLDGTPWNEKR